The nucleotide sequence ATCGAGAAGCCCTAGCAAAATATGGAGTGAAACAACACAAACtggctactccataccacccgCAAACCAGTtggcaagtggaggtgtcgaaTCGTGAAGTTAATGCCATCCTAGCTAAGACAGTTAATGCTAGCCAAAAAGACTGGTCCCAAaaacttgatgatgccttgtgggcgtACCGAACTGCttttaagacacccattggcatgtcaccatttcagctggtctatgCAAAAGTGTGTCATTTGCCAATAGAGCTGGAACACAAGGCTTTGT is from Capsicum annuum cultivar UCD-10X-F1 chromosome 5, UCD10Xv1.1, whole genome shotgun sequence and encodes:
- the LOC124898597 gene encoding uncharacterized protein LOC124898597, coding for MEDLTFAINREALAKYGVKQHKLATPYHPQTSWQVEVSNREVNAILAKTVNASQKDWSQKLDDALWAYRTAFKTPIGMSPFQLVYAKVCHLPIELEHKALWAFKRLNLNWKEAAEMRLGLKLFPGKLKSKWSGPFKVNQLHSSRVVELENGDGSTFKTQVIREEAKERKKKLAEIWCK